From a region of the Orcinus orca chromosome 18, mOrcOrc1.1, whole genome shotgun sequence genome:
- the LOC117197452 gene encoding uncharacterized protein LOC117197452 isoform X1, translated as MKDISVQLASSSSFPGTEAWKTRQRGTRFQVGRERHPDHLGTSSLEDMGGLRRKRDLGQRQKARKVPPAGLSTLLPKGLSIWPGDGLSPGDAQWYPAGQGRHSVRLSAPSAARSMCEYIQVYERKRWDSSPSRGAGCEAHTRGPSQQSRAPSPHCLREKLDIFSLRHSWSPVDKAQDPGCHQQDEPPGRSSEALLHSLWAEEGEDRQQVLSPGVLRAQGPPGPGLGATGLTSCSAAGESRLDLTMNFLRWERNLQRESPRSPLLSPGR; from the exons ATGAAGGACATCTCAGTGCAGTTGGCTTCCTCATCCTCCTTCCCTGGGACAGAGGCATGGAAGACCAGGCAAAGGGGTACCAG GTTCCAGGTGGGCAGAGAAAGGCACCCTGACCACCTGGGCACCAGTAGCCTGGAGGACATGGGTGGTCTTCGAAGGAAGAGAGACCTGGGGCAAAGGCAGAAGGCAAGGAAGGTGCCTCCCGCTGGCCTCTCGACTCTCCTCCCCAAAGGTCTCAGCATCTGGCCTGGAGACGGCCTCTCACCTGGGGACGCGCAGTGGTACCCGGCGGGGCAGGGGAGGCACTCTGTCAGACTCTCGGCCCCTTCTGCTGCCAG GAGCATGTGTGAATATATCCAAGTATACGAGAGAAAAAGATGGGACTCTTCACCCAGCAGGGGAGCAGGGTGTGAGGCTCACACCCGGGGGCCATCGCAGCAGTCACGAGCCCCGTCCCCGCACTGCCTCCGGGAAAAGCTGGATATCTTTTCTCTACGGCACTCGTGGAGCCCAGTGGATAAAGCGCAGGACCCCGGCTGCCATCAGCAGGACGAGCCCCCCGGGAGAAGCTCGGAGGCCCTGCTGCACTCTCTGTGGGctgaggagggagaggacagacagcaggtACTGTCCCCAGGTGTGCTCAGGGCCCAGGGCCCGCCGGGGCCTGGGCTTGGAGCCACCGGTCTGACCTCCTGCTCTGCAGCTGGAGAAAGCAGACTAGACCTAACGATGAACTTCCTGAGATGGGAGAGGAACCTGCAGAGGGAGAGTCCGAGGAGTCCTCTGCTGTCACCTGGTAGGTAG
- the LOC117197452 gene encoding uncharacterized protein LOC117197452 isoform X2 — translation MEDQAKGYQVSASGLETASHLGTRSGTRRGRGGTLSDSRPLLLPGACVNISKYTREKDGTLHPAGEQGVRLTPGGHRSSHEPRPRTASGKSWISFLYGTRGAQWIKRRTPAAISRTSPPGEARRPCCTLCGLRRERTDSRYCPQVCSGPRARRGLGLEPPV, via the exons ATGGAAGACCAGGCAAAGGGGTACCAG GTCTCAGCATCTGGCCTGGAGACGGCCTCTCACCTGGGGACGCGCAGTGGTACCCGGCGGGGCAGGGGAGGCACTCTGTCAGACTCTCGGCCCCTTCTGCTGCCAG GAGCATGTGTGAATATATCCAAGTATACGAGAGAAAAAGATGGGACTCTTCACCCAGCAGGGGAGCAGGGTGTGAGGCTCACACCCGGGGGCCATCGCAGCAGTCACGAGCCCCGTCCCCGCACTGCCTCCGGGAAAAGCTGGATATCTTTTCTCTACGGCACTCGTGGAGCCCAGTGGATAAAGCGCAGGACCCCGGCTGCCATCAGCAGGACGAGCCCCCCGGGAGAAGCTCGGAGGCCCTGCTGCACTCTCTGTGGGctgaggagggagaggacagacagcaggtACTGTCCCCAGGTGTGCTCAGGGCCCAGGGCCCGCCGGGGCCTGGGCTTGGAGCCACCGGTCTGA